In one Mycobacterium sp. NBC_00419 genomic region, the following are encoded:
- a CDS encoding adenylate/guanylate cyclase domain-containing protein, giving the protein MGTKRNCAGPVPSDDSARQADCERMQRRPSARNQHWAEAVSRQMRVLNIATYIAGFVTACFGVMQIVTGPGVFNIGLINLGTALVFFAIPLLQPFGEVIASLVFVFFAFASLTVVGWQVGTDSGLQFYYLVSASLAVLVLGVEHAVLASVVVSIGVGLTIASQFLVPGDTHLQPRWAVNAGFVITTVSASVLIFATVWYAMREVSRAEGAMEVEYKRSEALLANILPGSVAERLKDPAHGTIADRYDDASILFADIAGFTERASQIPAADLVRFLDRLYTTFDRLVDKHGLEKIKTTGDSYMVVSGVPEPRPDHVEALARLALDMSRAVADLRDPNGQRVPLRIGMASGPVVAGVVGARRFFYDVWGDAVNVASRMESTDPEGRIQVPENVYLRLKDQFVLEKRGEVDVKGKGIMCTWYLVAQRPPETVAPQSIRPAQDETGRVESPAV; this is encoded by the coding sequence GTGGGCACCAAGCGGAACTGCGCTGGTCCGGTGCCGTCGGACGACTCAGCCCGGCAGGCGGACTGTGAGCGCATGCAGCGCCGCCCATCGGCCCGCAACCAGCACTGGGCCGAGGCGGTGTCGCGGCAGATGCGGGTGCTCAACATCGCGACCTACATCGCCGGCTTCGTCACGGCGTGCTTCGGGGTGATGCAGATCGTCACCGGCCCCGGGGTGTTCAACATCGGCCTGATCAACCTGGGCACCGCGCTGGTCTTCTTCGCAATCCCGCTGCTGCAACCCTTCGGCGAGGTGATCGCCTCATTGGTGTTCGTCTTCTTCGCATTCGCATCGCTGACCGTGGTGGGCTGGCAGGTGGGCACCGACTCGGGCCTGCAGTTCTACTACCTGGTGTCCGCGTCGCTGGCGGTGCTGGTGCTCGGTGTCGAGCACGCTGTGCTGGCCTCCGTGGTGGTATCCATCGGAGTCGGACTCACCATCGCCTCGCAATTCCTGGTGCCCGGCGACACCCATCTGCAACCCCGGTGGGCCGTCAACGCGGGGTTCGTCATCACCACGGTGTCCGCGTCGGTGCTGATTTTCGCGACCGTCTGGTACGCGATGCGTGAGGTCTCGCGCGCCGAGGGCGCCATGGAAGTCGAGTACAAGCGCTCCGAGGCGCTGCTGGCCAACATCCTGCCCGGCAGTGTGGCCGAACGCCTCAAGGATCCGGCCCACGGCACCATCGCCGATCGCTACGACGACGCGTCGATCCTGTTCGCTGACATCGCCGGGTTCACCGAACGCGCGAGCCAGATTCCCGCCGCTGACCTGGTGCGCTTTCTCGACCGGCTGTACACCACCTTCGACCGTCTGGTGGACAAGCACGGCCTGGAGAAGATCAAGACCACCGGCGACTCCTACATGGTGGTCAGCGGGGTACCCGAGCCGCGCCCTGACCACGTCGAAGCACTGGCCCGGCTGGCGCTGGACATGTCCCGTGCGGTGGCCGATCTTCGCGATCCCAACGGCCAGCGAGTACCGCTGCGCATCGGGATGGCCTCGGGCCCCGTGGTGGCCGGTGTCGTCGGTGCCCGCCGGTTCTTCTACGACGTGTGGGGTGACGCGGTCAACGTCGCATCCCGGATGGAATCCACCGATCCCGAAGGCCGCATTCAAGTCCCCGAGAACGTCTACCTGCGGCTCAAGGACCAGTTTGTCCTGGAGAAGCGCGGGGAGGTCGACGTCAAGGGCAAAGGCATCATGTGCACCTGGTATCTGGTTGCCCAACGACCACCGGAAACTGTTGCACCGCAAAGCATTCGACCCGCCCAAGACGAAACTGGGCGGGTCGAGAGTCCAGCTGTCTAG
- a CDS encoding branched-chain amino acid ABC transporter substrate-binding protein, translated as MRSRTTRNAIAASSALLVVFGIAGCNQSTPSENSSQSDLKIVEQVQIDQNGAEVKPEAGAVPADPAGDGKATCPPVSIAMAGALNGPDAALGINIKNGVQLAIDKHNAANPGCQVQLKPFDTEGDPQKATAIAPQIVDDAFTIGLVGPAFSGETKATGSVFDQAGLVSTTASATNVTLSEQGWKTFFRGLANDGVQGPSVANYLKNTLGEKKVCVVDDSTDYGTGLAQAVRETLGPVAVEACNISVKKGDKDFSAAVTQVKGQSPDSVFYSGYYAEAAPFVQQLRDGGFTGKFVSADGTKDPEFVKQAGSSSKDAILSCPCGPATGAFADEYTKKFGQAPGTYSTEGYDLGTVLLKGIDAGKITRPDLLEWVKTYDGQGVARKYQWTDKGELTTTLIWIYKVQ; from the coding sequence GTGCGCTCTCGCACGACACGGAATGCAATCGCCGCGAGTTCGGCGCTGCTGGTGGTGTTTGGCATTGCCGGCTGCAACCAGTCCACGCCGAGCGAGAACTCGTCGCAAAGCGATCTCAAGATCGTCGAGCAGGTCCAGATCGACCAGAACGGCGCCGAGGTCAAGCCCGAGGCCGGTGCGGTCCCTGCCGACCCCGCCGGTGACGGAAAGGCCACCTGCCCGCCGGTGTCCATCGCCATGGCCGGTGCCCTCAACGGCCCCGACGCGGCACTGGGCATCAACATCAAGAACGGCGTTCAGCTGGCCATCGACAAGCACAACGCCGCCAACCCCGGCTGCCAGGTGCAGCTGAAGCCCTTCGACACCGAGGGTGACCCGCAGAAGGCGACGGCCATCGCGCCGCAGATCGTCGACGACGCGTTCACCATCGGCCTGGTCGGTCCCGCGTTCTCCGGTGAGACCAAGGCCACCGGTTCGGTGTTCGACCAGGCGGGCCTGGTGTCGACCACGGCGTCGGCCACCAACGTCACGCTCTCCGAGCAGGGCTGGAAGACATTCTTCCGCGGCCTGGCCAACGACGGTGTGCAGGGCCCCTCGGTCGCCAACTACCTGAAGAACACACTCGGCGAGAAGAAGGTGTGTGTCGTCGACGACAGCACCGACTACGGCACCGGCCTGGCACAGGCGGTCCGCGAGACCCTCGGCCCGGTGGCCGTCGAGGCCTGCAACATCTCGGTCAAGAAGGGCGACAAGGACTTCTCGGCCGCGGTGACGCAGGTCAAGGGCCAGTCGCCGGACTCGGTGTTCTACAGCGGCTACTACGCCGAGGCGGCACCGTTCGTTCAGCAGCTGCGTGACGGTGGCTTCACCGGCAAGTTCGTCTCTGCCGACGGCACCAAGGATCCGGAGTTCGTCAAACAGGCCGGCTCGTCGTCCAAGGACGCCATCCTGTCCTGCCCCTGCGGCCCGGCCACCGGCGCGTTCGCCGACGAATACACCAAGAAGTTCGGTCAGGCTCCCGGGACGTACAGCACCGAGGGCTACGACCTCGGCACCGTGCTGCTGAAGGGCATCGACGCGGGCAAGATCACCCGTCCGGACCTGCTCGAGTGGGTCAAGACCTACGACGGCCAGGGTGTCGCCCGTAAGTACCAGTGGACCGACAAGGGTGAGCTCACCACGACCCTGATCTGGATCTACAAGGTTCAGTAA
- the speB gene encoding agmatinase, translating to MPDIVGQTDATKFPRYAEPSTFARLPRGSEVPGAAVGIVGVPFDSGVSYRPGARFGPSHVRAGSKLLRPFNPALGVEPFAAHQVADFGDIAVNPFDINEAITTIDTEITDLRKDGTTLLTIGGDHTIALPILRSLARDHGPIAVLHFDAHLDTWDTYFGAAYTHGTPFRRASEEGLIDMERSLHMGIRGPLYSKTDLEDDAALGFQVIRSDDYEFDGVASIVERMRSRLDGGPVYVSVDIDVLDPAHAPGTGTPEAGGLTSRELLNTLRGLVGLNVVGADIVEVAPAYDHAEITGIAAATVGYELLSVLAANG from the coding sequence ATGCCCGACATCGTCGGACAGACGGACGCCACGAAGTTTCCCCGCTACGCCGAGCCCAGTACCTTCGCGCGGCTGCCCCGGGGCTCCGAGGTGCCCGGCGCCGCCGTCGGGATCGTCGGCGTGCCATTCGACAGCGGAGTGTCCTACCGGCCGGGTGCCCGATTCGGTCCATCACACGTCCGCGCAGGCTCAAAGTTGTTGCGGCCCTTCAATCCTGCATTGGGCGTGGAACCGTTCGCGGCTCACCAGGTGGCCGACTTCGGCGACATCGCGGTCAACCCGTTCGACATCAACGAGGCGATCACCACCATCGACACCGAGATCACCGATCTACGCAAGGACGGCACGACGCTGCTGACCATCGGCGGCGACCACACCATCGCGCTACCGATCCTGCGCTCACTGGCCCGCGACCACGGCCCGATCGCCGTGCTGCACTTCGACGCCCACCTCGACACCTGGGACACCTATTTCGGGGCGGCCTACACCCACGGCACCCCGTTCCGGCGCGCCAGCGAGGAAGGGCTGATCGACATGGAGCGCTCGCTGCACATGGGCATCCGCGGACCGCTCTACAGCAAGACCGACCTCGAGGACGACGCGGCGCTCGGCTTCCAGGTGATCCGTTCCGACGACTACGAATTCGACGGTGTCGCCAGCATCGTCGAACGCATGCGCAGCCGCCTCGACGGCGGCCCGGTGTACGTCTCGGTCGACATCGACGTACTGGACCCCGCGCATGCCCCGGGCACCGGAACTCCCGAAGCGGGCGGCCTGACCTCCCGGGAGTTGCTCAATACCTTGCGCGGCCTGGTGGGCCTCAACGTCGTCGGAGCCGACATCGTCGAGGTCGCCCCAGCCTATGACCATGCCGAGATCACCGGGATCGCCGCGGCGACCGTCGGCTACGAGTTGCTGTCGGTGCTGGCCGCCAACGGTTAG
- a CDS encoding nitrilase-related carbon-nitrogen hydrolase, translating to MTRIACAQIAPEVGQLEANLELSTAAVAQAVAAGADIVVLPELATSGYMFTDADEARSVALRPDAAAFDAWRSVAGDAVVIGGFCELGDDGLLYNSALVLERDGVLASYRKTHLWDREKLIFTRGDQLPPVLTTRHGVIAVMVCYDVEFGELTRRAVLDGTELIVAPVNWPLFPRPQGERPGEVITAMSTARCNKVAVAVCDRAGVERGQPWTEGTAIVDPDGWVVAVAGAGPGLAVADVDLSRTHDKKLTEHVDLLADRRTDLY from the coding sequence GTGACCCGCATCGCCTGCGCCCAGATCGCCCCCGAGGTAGGCCAACTCGAAGCCAATCTGGAGTTGTCGACGGCAGCGGTTGCGCAGGCTGTCGCCGCCGGAGCGGACATCGTGGTGTTGCCGGAACTGGCCACCTCGGGATACATGTTCACCGACGCCGACGAGGCCCGGTCGGTTGCGCTGCGCCCCGACGCTGCCGCCTTCGACGCGTGGCGGTCGGTGGCCGGTGATGCGGTGGTGATCGGGGGTTTCTGCGAACTCGGCGATGACGGCTTGCTGTACAACAGCGCGCTGGTGCTCGAGCGTGACGGTGTGCTGGCGAGCTATCGCAAGACACACCTGTGGGACCGGGAGAAGCTGATCTTCACCCGCGGTGACCAGCTGCCACCGGTGCTGACAACACGGCATGGCGTGATCGCTGTAATGGTCTGCTATGACGTGGAATTCGGTGAACTGACTCGGCGGGCAGTGCTCGACGGCACCGAACTGATTGTGGCGCCTGTCAATTGGCCGCTGTTTCCCCGGCCGCAGGGGGAGCGGCCCGGTGAGGTGATCACCGCCATGTCGACGGCCAGATGCAACAAAGTCGCTGTGGCCGTGTGCGACCGGGCCGGGGTGGAGCGTGGGCAGCCCTGGACCGAGGGCACGGCGATCGTCGATCCCGACGGGTGGGTGGTGGCCGTCGCCGGTGCGGGGCCGGGGTTGGCGGTCGCCGACGTCGACTTGAGCCGCACCCACGACAAGAAGCTGACCGAACACGTCGATCTGCTCGCCGACCGGCGCACCGATCTTTACTGA
- a CDS encoding branched-chain amino acid ABC transporter permease, which produces MIHECLGQYACLAGDIGFNIENLRNGFWQLTIDGLSWGAIYALVAVGYTLVFGVLRLINFAHSEIFMLGMFGAYFCLDIILGFTPSGNAYNKGVLLTVLYLGIAMLFAMLVSGSAAIGLEFVAYRPLRRRNARPLTFLITAIGMSFVLQEFVHFVLPKIIKGYGGSNAQQPITLVQPKAQFHVFGASVTNVTLVIVAAALVLALLTDVAINRTKFGRGIRAVAQDPTTATLMGVSRERIIMTTFLIGGMLAGAAALLYTLKVPQGIIYSGGFLLGIKAFSAAVLGGIGNLRGALLGGLILGIMENYGQAVFGTQWRDVVAFVLLVLVLLVRPTGILGESLGKARA; this is translated from the coding sequence ATGATCCACGAGTGCCTCGGTCAGTACGCCTGCCTCGCCGGTGACATCGGTTTCAACATCGAGAACCTGCGAAACGGCTTCTGGCAGTTGACCATCGACGGGTTGTCCTGGGGGGCGATCTATGCCCTGGTCGCCGTCGGCTACACCTTGGTCTTCGGTGTGCTGCGGCTGATCAACTTCGCCCACTCCGAGATCTTCATGCTCGGCATGTTCGGCGCCTACTTCTGCCTGGACATCATCCTGGGGTTCACGCCCAGCGGCAATGCCTACAACAAGGGTGTACTGCTGACCGTCCTCTACCTCGGCATCGCCATGCTGTTCGCGATGCTCGTATCAGGCTCGGCGGCAATAGGTTTGGAGTTCGTGGCCTACCGGCCGCTGCGGCGGCGCAACGCGCGACCGCTGACGTTCCTGATCACCGCCATCGGCATGTCGTTCGTTCTTCAGGAGTTCGTCCACTTCGTGCTGCCCAAGATCATTAAGGGCTACGGCGGCAGCAATGCCCAGCAGCCAATCACCCTGGTGCAGCCTAAGGCCCAGTTCCACGTCTTCGGTGCCTCGGTCACCAATGTCACCCTGGTGATCGTCGCGGCGGCCCTCGTCCTGGCGTTGCTCACCGATGTGGCCATCAACCGCACGAAGTTCGGCCGCGGCATCCGCGCGGTCGCCCAGGACCCGACGACCGCGACGCTGATGGGCGTGTCGCGCGAGCGCATCATCATGACGACGTTCCTCATCGGCGGCATGCTCGCCGGAGCAGCCGCGCTGCTCTACACCCTCAAGGTGCCGCAGGGCATCATCTACTCCGGCGGCTTCCTGCTGGGCATCAAGGCGTTCTCGGCGGCGGTGCTCGGCGGCATCGGCAATCTGCGCGGCGCGCTGCTCGGTGGCCTGATCCTGGGCATCATGGAGAACTACGGCCAAGCGGTGTTCGGCACCCAGTGGCGCGACGTCGTCGCGTTCGTCCTGCTGGTTCTGGTGCTGCTGGTCCGGCCCACCGGAATACTCGGGGAGAGCCTCGGAAAGGCGAGGGCATGA
- a CDS encoding ANTAR domain-containing response regulator: MTGSTNDAEGRTPHRVLIAEDEALIRLDLAEMLREEGYEVVGEAGDGQEAVELAEQLRPDLVIMDVKMPRRDGIDAASEIAAKRIAPIVVLTAFSQRDLVEKARDAGAMAYLVKPFSITDLIPAIEVAVSRFAEFAELEREVANLSDRLETRKLVERAKGLLQSKQGMTEPEAFKWIQRAAMDRRTTMKRVAEVVLETLDAPEDTASPN, encoded by the coding sequence ATGACCGGGTCTACCAACGACGCCGAGGGCCGTACGCCCCACCGCGTTCTGATCGCTGAGGACGAGGCGCTGATCCGGCTGGATTTGGCCGAGATGCTGCGCGAAGAGGGCTACGAAGTCGTCGGCGAGGCCGGCGACGGGCAGGAAGCCGTCGAACTGGCCGAACAGCTACGCCCCGACCTGGTGATCATGGACGTCAAGATGCCGCGGCGGGACGGCATCGACGCCGCCTCGGAGATCGCGGCCAAACGCATCGCCCCGATCGTCGTGCTGACCGCATTCAGCCAGCGCGACCTGGTGGAGAAGGCCCGCGACGCCGGTGCGATGGCATATCTGGTCAAGCCGTTCTCCATCACCGATCTGATCCCGGCCATCGAGGTGGCCGTCAGCCGCTTCGCCGAGTTCGCCGAGCTCGAGCGCGAGGTGGCCAACCTCTCCGACCGGCTGGAAACCCGCAAGCTCGTCGAGCGGGCCAAGGGCCTGCTGCAGAGCAAGCAGGGTATGACCGAGCCGGAAGCCTTCAAGTGGATTCAGCGTGCCGCGATGGACCGCCGCACGACGATGAAGCGGGTGGCCGAGGTGGTGCTCGAGACGCTGGACGCCCCGGAGGACACCGCGTCGCCGAACTGA
- a CDS encoding DUF2339 domain-containing protein, protein MSDPQRAALARLAQEFASMSAQMARISSAFAELEAVPVAPAAPAPQAPNWPAPPMPHWPPPAPPMPYWPPPSPPAHRPTPPPAPVVAPRDPDRGWIGKALAVAGVAVTLIGVVLFLVLAAQAGLLRPELRVGAGVALAAALVAVGSRLQARPGGRVGAIALSATGIAAAYLDIIAVTTIYHWVPPVAALALGAVVGGGGLALARRWDSQNLALLVLVPLAVLAPVITDGATLLLIGFMLVLSASALPVHIGRDWPWMHAARTAAVTLPLLIALMAAHFGASENTWLLGAACGLAALLAVGGALLLVRSTTHHLATALVTVLGVVPLLCAGIAVDRLLAALLAAALSAGLLSMVLLGDRLGVDGVLARVWSALSAVAALLAITVGLRGDVAAPALLALAVVVAVAGRHDVVARWAATGLGAVGGLMYLDQAPPDTLTYATTLPVPAAMSALACSVLLAVWAIALAGAWSRRRADSPERRAMWAGAGAVAVYCVTSFTVTAGVLVGGPETGFLAGQMAATICWIGLAAALFSAALRTGEPARRASAVAAGLVLTAAAMAKLLLFDLGTLDGMFRVVVFIVVGLVLLAMGTGYARSLAATRGGGDAEVRPG, encoded by the coding sequence GTGAGCGATCCACAGCGCGCGGCTCTGGCCAGGTTGGCCCAGGAGTTCGCCAGCATGTCGGCCCAAATGGCCCGAATCTCATCAGCTTTCGCCGAACTAGAGGCCGTCCCCGTGGCGCCTGCGGCACCCGCACCGCAGGCCCCGAATTGGCCCGCGCCGCCGATGCCTCATTGGCCGCCGCCCGCACCGCCGATGCCGTACTGGCCGCCACCTTCACCGCCCGCACATCGACCCACGCCGCCACCGGCTCCCGTTGTCGCGCCGCGCGATCCGGACCGTGGGTGGATCGGCAAGGCGCTGGCGGTCGCCGGCGTCGCGGTCACCCTGATCGGGGTGGTGCTCTTTCTCGTGCTCGCCGCGCAGGCCGGACTTCTGCGACCGGAACTGCGGGTCGGTGCCGGTGTGGCGCTGGCCGCGGCCCTGGTCGCCGTGGGAAGTCGCCTGCAGGCCCGGCCGGGTGGGCGGGTCGGCGCGATCGCCCTGAGCGCCACGGGGATTGCCGCGGCCTATCTGGACATCATCGCGGTCACCACGATCTACCACTGGGTACCGCCGGTGGCCGCGCTGGCGTTGGGTGCCGTGGTCGGGGGCGGCGGACTCGCCCTGGCCCGCCGCTGGGACTCCCAGAATTTGGCCCTGCTGGTTCTGGTGCCCTTGGCGGTGCTGGCGCCGGTGATCACCGATGGGGCGACGCTGCTGCTGATCGGGTTCATGCTCGTGCTCTCGGCGTCTGCATTGCCGGTCCACATCGGACGGGACTGGCCCTGGATGCACGCCGCCCGCACGGCGGCGGTGACTTTGCCGTTGTTGATCGCGTTGATGGCGGCACACTTCGGCGCATCGGAGAACACCTGGCTCCTCGGCGCGGCCTGCGGCCTGGCGGCGTTATTGGCGGTGGGCGGTGCACTGCTGCTTGTGCGGTCGACCACACATCACCTCGCCACGGCGCTGGTGACGGTGCTCGGAGTGGTCCCACTGCTGTGTGCCGGCATCGCCGTCGACCGTCTGCTGGCGGCCCTGCTGGCTGCGGCGCTGTCGGCCGGCCTGCTGTCGATGGTGCTGCTCGGCGACCGCCTCGGTGTCGACGGGGTGCTCGCTCGGGTGTGGTCGGCCCTGTCGGCGGTCGCCGCGTTGTTGGCGATCACGGTCGGTCTGCGCGGCGACGTGGCGGCGCCTGCGCTGCTGGCACTTGCTGTCGTGGTGGCCGTCGCCGGCCGCCACGATGTCGTGGCACGTTGGGCGGCAACCGGTTTGGGAGCCGTCGGTGGTCTCATGTACCTCGACCAGGCGCCGCCTGACACCTTGACGTACGCGACGACGCTTCCCGTCCCGGCGGCCATGTCTGCTCTGGCCTGCAGTGTGCTGCTGGCGGTATGGGCTATTGCGCTGGCCGGGGCGTGGAGTCGTCGTCGCGCAGATTCTCCCGAAAGGCGAGCGATGTGGGCCGGTGCGGGCGCGGTGGCCGTCTACTGCGTCACGTCGTTCACCGTCACCGCGGGGGTGTTGGTGGGTGGTCCGGAAACCGGCTTCCTGGCGGGCCAGATGGCCGCGACGATCTGCTGGATCGGATTGGCGGCGGCATTGTTCAGCGCCGCCCTGCGCACCGGGGAGCCTGCCCGGCGCGCGTCGGCGGTCGCGGCCGGCCTGGTACTGACGGCGGCGGCGATGGCCAAACTGCTCCTGTTCGACCTTGGCACGCTCGACGGAATGTTCCGGGTGGTGGTGTTCATCGTCGTGGGACTGGTGCTGCTGGCGATGGGCACCGGCTATGCCAGAAGCCTGGCGGCCACCCGAGGCGGCGGCGATGCCGAGGTGCGGCCGGGCTAG
- a CDS encoding branched-chain amino acid ABC transporter permease, translating into MSHRESVNETPGRWSRRLLAPGDGLRGWWAGLSRVQKWIFGVLGFGLLALMPLFPPPFFNTTGISFGGTMAQFSMVAIIAIGLNVVVGQAGLLDLGYVGFYAVGAYTVALLTSPDSPWNRLGSNWLFSEKWAWLTCVPIAMAATALAGLILGIPTLRLRGDYLAIVTLGFGEIIRLLADNLSEVTNGSRGLNQIAYPHVVETAKYPDGVFSSGNSSGTANYGTWWFWLGLILMIGILLLVGNLERSRVGRAWVAIREDEDAAEVMGVNTFRFKLWAFVIGAAIGGLSGALYAGQVQYVAPPTFNIINSMLFLCAVVLGGQGNKLGVVFGAFIIVYLPNRLLGVEFLGINLGDLKYLFFGLALVVLMIFRPQGLFPVRQQLLAYGKSARKLLGAADDTKAAA; encoded by the coding sequence ATGAGTCACCGGGAGAGCGTGAACGAGACACCGGGCCGCTGGAGCAGACGGCTACTGGCGCCCGGCGACGGTTTGCGCGGGTGGTGGGCGGGGCTGAGCCGGGTCCAGAAGTGGATCTTCGGCGTGCTGGGCTTCGGCCTGCTGGCACTGATGCCGCTGTTCCCGCCGCCGTTCTTCAACACCACCGGCATCAGCTTCGGCGGAACCATGGCCCAGTTCTCGATGGTGGCGATCATCGCGATCGGGCTCAACGTCGTGGTCGGCCAGGCCGGCCTGCTGGACCTAGGCTACGTCGGCTTCTACGCGGTGGGCGCCTACACGGTGGCATTGCTCACCAGCCCGGACTCCCCGTGGAACCGATTGGGTTCCAACTGGTTGTTCAGTGAGAAGTGGGCCTGGCTGACCTGTGTGCCGATCGCGATGGCGGCCACCGCGCTGGCCGGGCTGATCCTGGGCATCCCCACGCTGCGCCTGCGCGGTGACTACCTGGCCATCGTCACCCTCGGCTTCGGCGAGATCATCCGGCTGCTTGCCGACAACCTCTCCGAGGTCACCAACGGCTCGCGCGGACTCAATCAGATCGCCTATCCACACGTCGTGGAGACCGCGAAGTATCCCGACGGGGTGTTCTCCAGCGGAAACTCCTCAGGCACCGCCAATTACGGAACGTGGTGGTTCTGGCTGGGGCTGATCCTCATGATCGGCATCCTGCTGTTGGTCGGCAACCTCGAACGCAGCCGGGTCGGCCGAGCCTGGGTGGCCATCCGCGAGGACGAGGACGCCGCGGAAGTGATGGGCGTCAACACCTTCCGCTTCAAACTGTGGGCGTTCGTCATCGGCGCCGCGATCGGCGGGCTGTCCGGCGCGCTGTATGCCGGGCAGGTGCAGTACGTCGCGCCGCCGACGTTCAACATCATCAACTCGATGCTGTTCCTGTGCGCGGTGGTCCTCGGCGGGCAGGGCAACAAGCTGGGCGTGGTCTTCGGCGCGTTCATCATCGTCTATCTGCCCAACCGGCTACTCGGGGTGGAGTTCCTCGGCATCAACCTCGGTGACCTGAAGTACCTGTTCTTCGGCCTGGCCCTGGTGGTGCTGATGATCTTCCGCCCGCAGGGCCTGTTCCCGGTGCGCCAGCAGTTGCTCGCCTACGGCAAGTCGGCCCGCAAGCTGCTCGGTGCGGCCGACGACACGAAGGCCGCCGCATGA